TTGTTTAAAAAGATATAATATTTCCCATGCCATGAACCAAATTACGGTCTCTATAGATAAAAGCAAACTTGATATTTTGTTTATTCAAAATTTTCTAAAAGATATTTACTGGGCTGCCGGACGGACTATTGAAGAAGTACAGACTACAATTGATGCGTCGGTTTGTTTTGGAATTTATTTGAATGAAAAACAAGTTGGTTTTGCAAGGGTAATTACTGATTATGTTGTTTTTGGCTATGTAATGGATGTTTTTATTGCAGAAGAATATCGTGGAAAAGGATACTCTTCCATTTTAATTCAGCATATGATGAATGAACCATTGCTGAAAGATATTAAAATCTGGCGTCTGGCAACAACAGACGCACATTTTTTATATGAAAAATTCGGATTTTCTAAACTGAGTCATCCTGAAAAAATGATGGAAAAAATACTATGATGAATACAATTGTTAAACTCGAAGAAACGGCTTTATTTATTTTCGGAATCTATTTATTCAGTCTTTTAAGTTTTGAATGGTGGTGGTTTTTGGTTTTGATTTTAGCCCCCGATTTATCGATGCTGGGATATTTATTTGGAAATAAAAGCGGAGCGTTTTTTTATAATGTGTTTCATCATAAAGGAATTGCCATTTTATTTTATATTTTCGGAGCATATTTTAAAATTGAAGTTCTGCAATTAGCAGGAGTTATTTTGCTGTCACATTCTGCAATGGATCGTATTTTTGGTTATGGCCTTAAATATGAAAAAGGTTTTAAATACACTCATTTGGGTGAAATTGGTAAATAAACAATTATGAATTTAGAAACATTTTACGAATATTGCCTTTCGAAAAAAGGTGTCAGTGAACATTTTCCTTTTGATGAAGATACTTTGGTATTTAAAGTAGGCGGAAAAATGTTTGCTTTGTCATCTTTATCACAATGGGAAAACAATCAACCCTCTGTCAATTTAAAGTGTGATCCGGAGCGTGCTCAGGAATTAAGGGCAGAATATGATGAAATAAAACCGGGATTTCATATGAGTAAAGTTCATTGGAATACAGTTTCGTTAAACGGAAATTTACCGGCTGCTTTTATCAAAGAACTCATAGATCATTCGTATGAATTGGTTTTCAAAAGTTTGACAAAGAAAATTCAGAATGAAATTATTGATCCGAGGTAAAATTTTTACTGAACAGGCGGAGCAATTAGAAAATTAGGCATTACATTTGTAAGGAAT
The Flavobacterium flavigenum genome window above contains:
- a CDS encoding GNAT family N-acetyltransferase; its protein translation is MNQITVSIDKSKLDILFIQNFLKDIYWAAGRTIEEVQTTIDASVCFGIYLNEKQVGFARVITDYVVFGYVMDVFIAEEYRGKGYSSILIQHMMNEPLLKDIKIWRLATTDAHFLYEKFGFSKLSHPEKMMEKIL
- a CDS encoding DUF4260 domain-containing protein; translated protein: MNTIVKLEETALFIFGIYLFSLLSFEWWWFLVLILAPDLSMLGYLFGNKSGAFFYNVFHHKGIAILFYIFGAYFKIEVLQLAGVILLSHSAMDRIFGYGLKYEKGFKYTHLGEIGK
- a CDS encoding MmcQ/YjbR family DNA-binding protein, which codes for MNLETFYEYCLSKKGVSEHFPFDEDTLVFKVGGKMFALSSLSQWENNQPSVNLKCDPERAQELRAEYDEIKPGFHMSKVHWNTVSLNGNLPAAFIKELIDHSYELVFKSLTKKIQNEIIDPR